From a region of the Mesotoga sp. Brook.08.105.5.1 genome:
- a CDS encoding Asp23/Gls24 family envelope stress response protein translates to MQVTTEFGKIDISLQAISSIVKKVVSESYGPVNVGSPQTGFLTKLFGTGEDSRKGIKVTEEIDGTLEIDIDLILEYGVRIPTVVENIQENVFHKLKELTEATNIKVNIHVVGLQD, encoded by the coding sequence ATGCAAGTAACTACAGAATTCGGTAAGATCGATATTTCTCTTCAGGCGATATCTTCGATAGTCAAAAAGGTTGTATCTGAGTCTTACGGACCGGTGAACGTCGGATCGCCCCAAACGGGCTTTTTGACAAAGCTTTTCGGCACGGGAGAGGATTCCAGAAAGGGAATCAAAGTAACCGAGGAGATCGACGGCACGCTTGAGATAGACATCGATTTGATTCTCGAGTACGGGGTAAGAATTCCCACAGTCGTTGAAAACATCCAGGAAAATGTATTTCACAAGCTGAAGGAGCTTACTGAAGCAACCAATATAAAGGTGAATATTCACGTTGTCGGCTTGCAGGATTGA